The Humulus lupulus chromosome 7, drHumLupu1.1, whole genome shotgun sequence region GAGGCATTTGTACAGGAAAGCAGTAGCGGTGACTTCACTATGTCTAACGGTGGATTTCTACGATAAAAGGGTAGGATCTGTGTGACTAATAATGATGAGATTAAggcaagtattatgaaagagTCGCATACAATGCCCTATTCCTTACATTGTTGAGTAtgttgccagatgtttgacatgtcagcaagtgaaggaaAAACACCAAAGGCCAATAGGGCTACTCTAGCCACTTTACGTTCTgtagtggaaatgggaagacatagaaatggattttgtggtagggttacctaggaccacaaaacagCATGAATCTTCTTGGATAATAGTAGACAGACTCACTAAGTCCGTCCACTTCCTGCTAGTTAAGACAACCTATTCAGTAGactagtatgcagagttgtacgtTAGTGAAattgtgagacttcatggggtaccAAGGTCGATTATCTCTGACAgagggtcagttttcacatcgaacttttggaagggattgTAGAAACTATGGGTAcaaaattgaagttcagtaccacTTTTTATCCCAAAATCGATGGGTagtctgagaggaccattcaaatcctagaagacatgttgagatgttgtgctttggacttttcaaaATCCTGGAGCCGATACTTACCcctgatggagttctcctataacaatagttatcattccactattgggatggctccctatgagatgctttatgagCGTAAATGTAGATCCCGCTTGCATAGGGATGAGGTTGTGGAAAAGAAGATCTTAGGCCCCGAGGCTATTAGGGAagccaatgaggcgattgagaaaattcaccaaaggatgcttatcgctcaaagtaggcaaaagagttacgcagaccttaagagaagggacatgaGTTTTCAGTTGGtgagtttgtgttcttgagagtctcgcCAATGAAGGGGGTTATGCGTTTTTGGAAGAAAGGGAAATTAAGCCTgagatttataggtccatttgagattttggacagagttgggCAAGTTGCATATCGTTTAGCACTACCCCATCACTAGCCAAGAAGCAGAACGTCTTTcatatctcgatgttgcgtaagtacgtgTCGGATCCCTCTCATGTTCTGAGTAATGAGCCATTGCAGTTGGAGCAGGACCTAAGTTACGATGAAAAACCTGAATGTATCatcgaaaagggaatcaaggaagtAAGATgcaaaaggattccattagttaaggtcttGTGGAAGAATAGCAAGGAGATAGAAACAACATAGGAgttagaggaagacatgagagaatgATACCCCGAGatttttggtaagaaagaatttcaggaCAAAATCCCTTTTatggagggtatattgtagcgcaccattttttttattttattattattttaatggtttgtttattttttaaattaattgttaattgctaagtgctagaattttatttttattgtttggtagaaattatgtgaatttaattttgttaattattatattttaggagcttttcttgagttttggttgggtgcactaaggtgcatggttaaTAGAGATGCACTAGAGttcttgtgtgtgtgcatgtgcatggtatgcatggaGCGCATGCATTAGTTTCCATGCATGGTGCATATTTTtctattgattatttatttatttatttattttaattaattttgaaagaaaaaggaaataatAGGAGGAATTATACATGAATATTTTTAGAAACTATGTGTTTATTAGAGgatttgggatttaatagaaaaaGGAAAGGAAGTAAAAGGAATAGGAGAGAGAGGGTAGGCGTGTGGCATGAGGAAGAGAAGTCAAGGGAAATTATTTCCTTGTGTAGTTTATAAACATcttttctattaatttttttgtatttttatattatttaaaaatcaagGATAAAGGGGAATTAAATTGGGGAGTTTCCCTTTCCCATTGGAGCATAGGGTTTCAACAACTAAGGCCTTTAAATAGAAGTAGGAAGAGCTTAGGATCTCTTGTTGGTGGCCGACTGCatagagaagaaggagagagagagagagagaggctcgactagtgagagaaagggagagagagagagagcaagggagaaggaagaagaagaaggagaaggagaagaggaggGGTTCAAAATCTTGATAGGTATGGCCTTGTTTGGTTTTTGGTTTGATACTTAAGACTAGATCTTCTTCTCAATTCTAagtgtttgtttttctttctcttccTTGTGGTGTTCGAAAATCATAGGTGCCAAAAGTTGAATCAGCTTTGTGAGTTTGATTACTATCAAATTAGGTAGTTGATCTCTAGCCTTGTTATTgatttttgttgttattttgattgattgttgttgttttgatttttgttttcaTATATGTGTTGATGGTTGTTCCACATGTCTTTATTTTCATCAAATCCATAGAAATATGATAATGATTTTGTCTATGGGTTGGGGGGTTGAATATTGCTTGATACCTATGGGGTTTGGCCTAGGGTGTTTAAAAATGATTGTGAGTATAGTTGATTTTGTTTGTTGattcttttgattttattttgataTTAGAAACATGAGCATATTGGTTTTGATATTGCATCATCTAGGGTTTTCGAGAATCCTAGTGGGGATCCTATGTTTATGTTTccataattgtaacaccccacatTTAGGGCACCGGGTAAACCTTAGTTTCAGGTATTTTAAATCcttgtattatgtattattttggaggaacattttatgttacaagaatttcatgatgtttgaatgctagccatATTGTGATAAGtgcttcttttttttctttccagaAAGCAagacctttggtcgtggaccgggtcaaaaaccctaatcgagTAAAAATCTGGGATAAAATATTCTTGATGGAATAATTATGGCAAAGCTAAGTTTGagcataaactaaaaaaatacataactatatgtttttttaataataaaatatgataagtttggtgatgtcacattttatttaaattgatttttctcACTAAGAAAATTTAATCAAAACTATACACTATGCTAAATGCCCATTTGACCTTATGTTCAagcttatttgaatattaataaattttaaattaagggCACTTTGAGGCATGTGTGGCTGGTTATGTAGAATGCTTGAGTGGGAAAACCTTGCCCGatagaatttcaagaaaaatagccATCATTATTTTCCCATGTTATCATATTTTCTTATTGAAAGAAAACTAAGCTAACTCAACGCTCAACCTCACCACCCAAAGACCCCAACTGAGCCCTCCCTCTCTCATActctatttgttttttttttcagcacACACTCATCTTTCTAAAAGCTCtcttctctctctagaaattAGAGCACCATTATAGAAGCTCCATTGAAGGTTTTACAAAAAGCTTGAACCAAAGTTAAGAAAAAGGGGTTAGTTCTCTTGTTCTTCTTACCATCtttattttccttcttcttcctatGATGACCGAACCTTTAAGGGTTCTAAAACTCTATGCATGTTGGTTTACACACTCACCACAACCATCATTTCAAACCTAGGTGTGGTTGATGCAAGTGTGAGGACCATCATCTACATGCATGCAAGCTTATTATAAGGAAATTTTTGAAATAGGTAAACCTAGAGAAAACTCTTTTTAAGCATccctctccttttctttttctagcTCTGTAATCTGATTCATAGTGTTTATGGGAAGGTATTTAAGTGTGTGAAGTGTTGGGAAGTGGTCTAAAACCCTAAGAGCTCAACCACCCCAAAGGTTTGAACATAAAGTGGTAAAAATCTTGATTCTTACCATAACATTTTAATGGCTTTAGCAAATctgaatttgattgttgttttgcGAGTTAAATTAGTTATTTGGATTGTAATAAGGTTATTTAGTGGCCTGATGATGCATGCATGTGGTTTATGTGGTGTTTGGTAGCTTGGAATCCAAAGTTCCATAGGATTGGTTGATGCATGGGCTTGCTGCCAAAAAATTTCAGTGGCTTCCAAAGGGCCAAATTATACCTAAATGACCTAATTATTCAATGAAAAATTTTGTAATGCATTATTTGGAAAGACTACATGATTTTAACATCTTGACACTACAACAAAACTAGGCTATCccaacacccaaccacgacagtcaactctgttgactgtcgttattgcttagcgggactctacgctGACAGTTATAGACTGTCAccattgcttttgactgtcgctattgttTTAGAGACCAACACCATTGCTAATAACCGAAAAACGTTTTATATAACTCAAGTTATAATCTTTTTGGGAATCTAGTGCAAGCTGGATTAGGATTTTGCATTTCCGACCTTAAAACTTTGAACACTTAGTTGAGTgggtaaaaattattattttttgcttAACTTTTTACTGAATTTTCTGGACATATTTAATATTAAGCTCATGAAACAGTTTTTAAAAATTCACTATAGTTTGGGAATTATAAATTTTCCAACTTAGATGTTCCAAACTGATTGCTGCCAAGATGGTGTTGTTACAGTGGCTTCCAACGGGCCAAACACTAGGTTATTGGTAAAATTTTCAAATGAGACTTTCAGAATTTCATTATTTAGGAAGAGTACttgattttatcattttgaaaCACTATAAAAACGTTATGTCTAGGTCAAGTTATAGGCTTTTTGTGATTGATGTGCAAGCTAGAGTGAAAAAAATTGACAGCTTGAAGAATGtatgtttgaacaatgttttgacaaggttaaaatcaatatttttagatggttttaattatttagactctttttatattatttaaaatctCTGCAAGAGTTGACTAAGAAATACCTCATAGATTGTGAGTtctgtttttttctaaaaaagttgtcaaatcaaattatgttttggacatatttgttttttaaaatttaagtcatAATTCACTAGTCAAATCATGTTTCATTTTCttaaagtaaataaagataatttTCTATGGATTAAGAGTTAAGATTTAAGTGGCTTAAAATATAATGAGATTTTacattttattgaaaaatattaAGATAATACTCTTGTGTGAGATAggactaaattttttttatttggtcaATAGAGAAAATAAAATCTTTTTGGATAATAAAACTTATGGGTTTCTTAATTTACTGAAAATGGACCTTTTtaatttacaattttaataaaggGGGAGACAGTATTTAATActtttattttataaggaaaataagaaAGCGGTAATGAAAGTTTTCTTTAGGCTTAAGAAAGTGGTCTCTTTATGCAATCGggaatttatttccaaatttctTGCACCATCAGTTGCaggagtgttttttttttatgaataatgtAATAAGGCTACAAATTCAAGGGTTTAGTCTAAGTTCTAAGATTTAAGAACAAATGCTTTTAAAGTATTGGAAATTTGTTAAGTTCATCCATAATCGCTCAACTTAAAGACATAAGCTTAATTAATCTGAGTCACTGTATGGTTTCAttacagtgttatctaagcgggAAGGCTCGCTTCTGGATAAAAGATTTCCACAAGCAAGTACTATGGAATccgggtaagacaacttatgatatgtttagctacaacacgttaatgactagtttagataactaagttataagctaatttgaactagtcttagaaTGTTTACTCAAGATTGTGGTTCTAGAGGGTttgcatactcatgactaaggtaagtaGTCCGGCTAGCTATCGCGACGATTACGAACTCTGGCTAGCTACTGGGAACTAAGTAAAAAATCGGTTCACCACCGGTGACTTTGTAACTAAGGTTggttggccaccgcaatatgtaCGAAGTATGGTTTAATACTTGTGACATAAGAGTTCAGCTGAACTCCGAGACACATCAGTAAGTTGATTCCGATTCcggctagctaccgtgacaactatgaactcggaatgtctccctctttcactttcaactgatggtacccgaatcgcagatcaatcttcaagaacactACTGCCCCTTGTAGTTGGTCAAAAGGGTCTTCTATCCTAGGTtaaggatatttattcttaatggtgaccttattgagttctcggtaatcaatgcacatcctcatactcccgtccttcctTTTCATAAAcaggactggtgctccccatggcgaatggctaggtcttatgaaccttttatccaacaactcctgtagctggtttttaagttcctttaactctgtcggcaccattcgatagggtgctttagagatcggtGTAGTTTCcggtgcaagctcgattacaaactTGATTTCTCTGTCCGAGGGTAATCCTGGTAATTCTTCTGGAAACACCTCTGGGAACTCACGAACAATATGTACATTTTCTGGCTTTATTTCTGACACCTTGGAtttatccactacactagccaggaATGCCGAacaaccatgttgcatcatattacGTGCTTCCAGTGCACATATTACGGGTGTCTGAAAACCCTTTACTTCGCCTCTAAAGGAAAATacctctccttcctttggcctgaactctacgatcttctttcgacagtctatcgtagccccatatttggataaccaatccatgccgagtATGACATCCTAATCTGGTATACTCAGTTATATGAGATCTGCtgggcactccctgccctctACCATTACAGAtgttgacggtaaccacttatttgacaacattATATCTCTcgatggcaacaatgtactaaagTTATGTTCAAACATCTTACAAGGCATATTaagtctatcaatcacattcttggaaacataagaatgagtcgcTCTAGAATCAATTAGGACTTTACAcattgtaccagatatagggagctgacttGTAACTACGGTGTTGCTGTTGGCCGCTTCATTCTAGGTTAAGGCGAAAACCcttgctggcaccagattgttgttgttattctgtcccgccttccattgtgggAAATTCTTTCTCAAATGTTCTGCCTGGCCACACTTGAAACATTTGTTGGTACCGACCTAGCATTCTCCTGGGTGTCTTTTCGAGCATTTAGGACAGATAGGATGCTCTACTCGGTTGCCTTGTTGGTTTCCACGGTTTCGATCATTGAAACGATTATTGCGGTTGCTGTGGTTCTGAGGATTGTGATTGTTGCTATTTGTGGCCGGAGGTCTGGGTCTCTTATCAGCACCACTATTCTGCCCTTCATTAGCCTTTCTCTTGTTGCCCTAGCGGAAGCCCTTGTTTCGATAGTTATCTCTTCTGgcggcattatccttccatatccgTTCTTCCAAATACTCACCTTCAAGAGCTTTATCCAGTACTTCTACATAACTGACCACTTCAACACTGGTCATCATAACATCCTTGGCAATCATCGGCCTGAGTCCCCTCACAAACCTTTGGACTCGCAATGCATTAGTTGGCACCACTTCAAGAGCAAATTTAGCCAATCGATTGAACTTCTGTGCATAATGAGTGACATATAGGTTTCCCTGTACCAAAGTTACAAACTCATCAACCTTAGTTGCTAACACAGTAGGattgtaatacttcttactgAAAGCCTGGATGAACtctgcccaagtcatggtattcagATCACAAGTCTTTTTAATCACATCCCACCAAATCTgtgcatccatcttaagtaaATAAATTGTGCAAGAAACCCTTTGGCGATCATTCAACTCCATATGATCAAAGATAGCCTCAACCGACCTTAACCAATCATCTACCACCATTGGATAAGCTTTCCCTTCAAAGGTTGGTGGCACTTGCTTTCTGAAATGTTCATACACTGGCTCAAACCCATGAGTTACAGGCAGTGTTTCTGGTGGTGGTATTGGCGGCTGAGGTTGCACCGCTGGTACTTGAGGTACTTGGGGCGTTTGGGAGGTTTAAGGTGCTTGTCTAGCATGTGCAATTTCCTCATCTCTCAGCCTCAACTATTCTCTTAACCTTGCTACCTTTGCGGCCAGGTCAACAGATGGTGCTGCTAGAGCTGTAGGTTGAACTGATGGCATTTCTACGTCAGGGGTTGTCGTGGTTTCAGACcttgtggagacaccctttcctctgcctcttcctcttccctttcctcctcttcctctagtcaacataatgagattctaaggcaatcaaaggaagatcataaggaaggaacattgcataatggtttgatagatatttgTAAAATCATACATTCAAACCACATCATTTAGAATTTGCAACAAAATAAATTATCGCAATCAAAATGTtcaaattattccaaaaattTAAACAATTCCAAAAGTTTTTACTGATCAAAACATATATCCCTTAAggtcttagaaaattattatccCATCTTATTTATTAGCACCCCATGCAATGATTACGTAATGGACTCGAGTCCTCAACGGTAGACTCGTCccctaaactataataaaaaacgTTCTCTGGGATGTGGAAATAGCCGGGAGCGCTTGCCATTATCTCCATTCTAGCGGTCAGACGTGGTATGGCTCGCAATACTTCCTCAACTGCTAATTCTCCTTCCACGTCATGCACCGTCTCCAAACGCTCTTCTATTCCGCCATCATCTGTCTTTACTAATACTAGCTCCAAACGACTAAAATCATAATTTAccaaaaaatcacaaattccaaACTCCATGGTACTAAACTCCAGGTAATCTTGCTCAACGTCATTCCATGATCAAGCCAATTGATGAAGGGCCTCTGAGTACATCGACAGTGCTTTCCTCAAGACCCAATATTGCTTTATGGGCCATAATAAGGCTCCTCTTTTGTTCATGATCCCCTGGATGCGATCACAAACAACCTTTGTTGTTTTCAAAACCGCTATCTGCCAATCATAGGGATCCTCTTCAAGCTGAACTTTGGGTATGGCGCGGATCTCCTTGAGTAGTTacgaaaatataaaattaaataaaacaaaaacaagtaatagcacataaataaatacttacgacgcgatgaggtgagattttcctgtctttagcgtgtatggggagggcccttggaaacatggatgaccgtctctgataccatttgtaaaatgccctaatctagtgctttgtaaaacattcacatattcattggtTTATAGGAGAAAAACTACTTATTATATGGATTTCAGTGCGGGTcctgctaaaacatgcaagttgggcccaatagtttaaaaagaaaatatcagttttcatgcaaagttctaaaataaccaaaagttcaagtcacactgataaattttaaaaaaatctcaTTAAACATAAcgttattaaaagaaaatggcatttaaaaatgatcgtttctcgtccataggatgcccccacgccatacacaccaggacgacagaactccccacatcaccacgcgtgccatagagaaacctatttgcaacctggaagggaaagtaagggggtgagctaaaagcccagtaaggaagtacaaacaacaaacaagtaagatacaacaaatcacaaacacattcatccatctttatacatcatcGCATCATCGTCATAATGgcgtcaatatcataaacataaacat contains the following coding sequences:
- the LOC133791994 gene encoding uncharacterized protein LOC133791994; the protein is MPSVQPTALAAPSVDLAAKVARKQVPPTFEGKAYPMVVDDWLRSVEAIFDHMELNDRQRVSCTIYLLKMDAQIWWDVIKKTCDLNTMTWAEFIQAFSKKYYNPTVLATKVDEFVTLVQGNLYVTHYAQKFNRLAKFALEVVPTNALRVQRFVRGLRPMIAKDVMMTSVEVVSYVEVLDKALEGEYLEERIWKDNAARRDNYRNKGFR